TCGTACGCGTAGCTATACGAGCGTGGGCAAGCATGCTTGAAAAACAGCGAGTACGCCGACGGTTGACACGTGTCGGGCGTAGCGTACGCCTCACTACAACAAAACTGCGGATCCCCAAACGCCTCGCACGCGCTCCTACACGCCACGCTCCCCCTTCCGCTCTCACGCACCCTCAGCGCCCTAGGGCACTTGCCGTTCAAGTCGACGAGGCACCCAGTCGGACTGCATCCCCCTCTTGTACCTCCACGTGGCACCACAAGCATCGGCAAGTTGTACCCGTCCACCAAGCTGACGTCATAAAAATCCAATCCGTTGTCGCCGTTGAGCGTGAACTCGGCCAACGTAGCCGGCGGTTTCGCGCCACCTCCGACACACTCGATTTTTCCCGAGCCGCAATCGGCTGTGACGCAGGAGAAGTTACCGGGCGAGTATCCGGTGCATAGAGTCCGAGCCCAGAGCCGACCCGACCAAGATTTGGGTACGGAAAGGGTCCGGGACTTGCCGGGCTTAAGCGCGAAGCCGGTGGGGGATAGCGGAGCCGTGTTGGCGCCGGAAAGTATGCCGGGCCATACTTCGTAGCGGCACTTGTTGACTAGTTTGAAAGAAGCTGAGTTCACTTCTGCAAGAAccaaaaatttttaaataaaaaatgaaattttgagaATTGGGTTTTGATATTCATGGGAAATTATGAATTGGGTCGGAGAGAGAATTTGAATTTAGAGTTAATTACctgagaagaaagagagggcGACG
This genomic stretch from Pyrus communis chromosome 2, drPyrComm1.1, whole genome shotgun sequence harbors:
- the LOC137726050 gene encoding thaumatin-like protein 1b; translated protein: MDRPLLSASLVALVALSFFSEVNSASFKLVNKCRYEVWPGILSGANTAPLSPTGFALKPGKSRTLSVPKSWSGRLWARTLCTGYSPGNFSCVTADCGSGKIECVGGGAKPPATLAEFTLNGDNGLDFYDVSLVDGYNLPMLVVPRGGTRGGCSPTGCLVDLNGKCPRALRVRESGRGSVACRSACEAFGDPQFCCSEAYATPDTCQPSAYSLFFKHACPRSYSYAYDDKTSTYTCASADYVIIFCPLPYTSLKVLGARKDGAPLPLVNKTMMYF